One window of the Pieris brassicae chromosome 4, ilPieBrab1.1, whole genome shotgun sequence genome contains the following:
- the LOC123708225 gene encoding axin gives MSHTPGGGHPQGWEHKLADRSSLPPAPGEEKTKSQSKHVFTQPHIPKASAMWWREETEGSSGSSARSPASPPYVRWARALHFLLEDAEGVRLFRKFVCGAGGLHVDRLNFYFAVHGLRQETEPSKIRQVVSAIYKFLRKSQLTMPEALKSQVKQAIKDGASIEKTIFDEMEQEVTRAITETTYQSFLRSEAYVSYVSAATQPLSSPDASPPHHREVSVCGLATLHEGQEMSGASANTSSSTSARLTHDALLATQSRRLHSDVAPHRHKRSVYSAHVSYAGYTPTSRQDSERGSLSSGRTDSDAVSLSGSSVDGMSVRVPRDSRESRHRQRLYGMDRQAVINKEQDTAMMIPRTQRVQSEQLRVLPPAEFAPLLIEKLERVRRDRENKERLERRLAEGEGDETSSQVLPPQLVAAAIREKLQPDDDNDQDILDQHVSRVWSERTPGGSPPGGRRARRHNRRAPSCLSADSGHYDEPPHLATRRSFSKKTVTELTDSGVSVVSEGGVSGLSAASEPRILLWIAEGERGERRATSADRHRRQTRGGGSKSSSTSGGVEQTVVVAHFLDESVPYRFKVPACPLTLKTFKEYLPRKGNYRYFFKTECADLDNTVIQEEVSCDNDTLPMFEGKVMARVKAIE, from the exons ATGAGCCATACTCCTGGAGGCGGCCACCCGCAAG GTTGGGAGCACAAGCTTGCAGACCGGTCGTCGCTGCCGCCAGCACCGGGGGAGGAGAAAACTAAATCTCAGTCCAAACATGTGTTCACACAGCCCCATATCCCTAA AGCGAGCGCTATGTGGTGGCGCGAAGAGACGGAAGGCTCGTCGGGCAGCAGTGCACGCTCACCCGCCTCACCTCCCTATGTACGTTGGGCTCGAGCCCTGCATTTCCTGCTCGAG GATGCAGAGGGCGTGCGTTTGTTCCGTAAGTTCGTGTGCGGTGCGGGCGGATTGCACGTCGACCGGCTTAACTTCTATTTCGCCGTACACGGCCTGCGACAGGAAACTGAACCATCCAAGATACGGCAAGTCGTGTCCGCTATATACAA ATTCCTGCGGAAGTCTCAGCTAACGATGCCGGAAGCGCTGAAGTCGCAGGTGAAGCAGGCGATCAAGGATGGCGCATCCATCGAGAAGACTATCTTCGATGAAATGGAGCAAGAG GTGACGCGCGCCATAACTGAGACGACGTACCAATCGTTCCTCCGTTCGGAGGCCTACGTCTCGTACGTGAGTGCGGCCACGCAGCCTCTTTCCTCGCCTGACGCTTCGCCACCTCACCATAGAGAG gtgTCAGTATGCGGCCTCGCAACATTACACGAAGGGCAGGAGATGTCAGGCGCGAGTGCGAACACGAGCTCAAGTACGAGCGCGCGTCTCACTCACGACGCGCTGCTCGCGACTCAGTCGCGGAGACTGCACTCGGACGTCGCACC TCACCGTCACAAGCGGTCAGTGTACAGCGCTCACGTGTCGTACGCGGGGTATACGCCGACGTCGCGTCAGGACTCGGAACGGGGCAGCCTCAGCAGCGGACGTACCGATAGTGATGCCGTCTCGCTTTCCGGCAGTAGCGT GGATGGTATGTCAGTGCGCGTCCCCAGAGATAGCCGGGAGTCGCGACATCGGCAACGCTTGTACGGAATGGACAGACAGGCCGTTATCAACAAGGAGCAGGATACTGCAAtg ATGATTCCCCGAACCCAACGAGTCCAGTCTGAACAATTACGAGTTCTGCCGCCGGCCGAATTTGCGCCTCTTCTAATTGAGAAACTAGAAAGAGTGAGGAGAGATAGAGAAAACAAGGAGAGACTGGAACGGAGATTAGCTGAG GGTGAGGGTGACGAGACCTCATCTCAAGTGCTTCCACCACAGTTAGTTGCTGCCGCCATTCGGGAGAAGCTCCAGCCGGATGACGACAACGATCAGGATATTCTTG ATCAGCATGTATCCCGAGTATGGTCCGAACGCACTCCGGGTGGATCTCCTCCTGGTGGAAGACGAGCGAGGAGACACAATCGCCGAGCTCCTTCCTGTCTCTCTGCTGACTCGGGCCATTATGATGAACCGCCGCATCTTGCTACACGCAG ATCGTTCTCGAAGAAAACGGTGACGGAACTGACAGACAGTGGCGTGTCGGTGGTAAGCGAGGGTGGGGTGAGTGGGCTAAGTGCTGCCAGCGAGCCCCGGATTCTTCTTTGGATCGCTGAAGGGGAAAGGGGGGAACGGAGAGCAACCTCGGCTGATAGACATCGCCGGCAAACACG CGGTGGCGGCAGCAAGAGCAGCAGCACCAGCGGCGGCGTGGAGCAGACCGTGGTGGTGGCCCACTTCTTGGACGAGAGCGTGCCTTACCGCTTCAAGGTGCCCGCTTGCCCTCTCACTCTCAAGACCTTCAAGGAGTATCTGCCGCGAAAGGGGAATTACAG ATATTTCTTCAAGACGGAGTGTGCTGATCTAGACAACACAGTGATTCAGGAAGAAGTCAGTTGTGACAATGACACGCTGCCCATGTTCGAGGGCAAGGTCATGGCCCGAGTCAAAGCTATTGAGTAA